One window of the Eucalyptus grandis isolate ANBG69807.140 chromosome 8, ASM1654582v1, whole genome shotgun sequence genome contains the following:
- the LOC104415181 gene encoding major strawberry allergen Fra a 1-2 → MGVFTFINEYTSPIPAARLFKALVLDSHNLIPKLMPQAIKSIDIIQGDGEWVGTIKQINFIEGSQLGSMKNRVDEINEETFTYKYTMIDLNEKFESIAYKIKFEPTSEGGSKNKMTSTYYTKGNIELKEEDVKEGKERALGMYKVAEAYLLQNPDTYA, encoded by the exons ATGGGTGTGTTCACTTTCATAAATGAATACACTTCCCCAATTCCTGCAGCACGGTTGTTCAAGGCCCTAGTTTTGGACTCGCATAACCTAATTCCCAAACTCATGCCTCAAGCTATTAAGAGTATTGACATTATCCAAGGCGAT ggggaat GGGTTGGAACCATCAAGCAGATCAACTTCATTGAAG GTAGCCAGCTTGGCAGCATGAAGAATCGTGTGGATGAGATAAACGAAGAGACATTCACGTACAAGTATACCATGATCGATCTAAATGAGAAGTTTGAATCTATTGCTTACAAAATCAAATTCGAGCCGACATCAGAAGGTGGGAGCAAGAACAAGATGACGAGCACGTATTATACAAAGGGCAACATCGAGCTTAAAGAAGAGGACGTTAAGGAGGGCAAAGAGAGAGCTCTAGGAATGTACAAGGTTGCCGAAGCATACCTCCTCCAAAACCCCGACACTTATGCTTGA
- the LOC120286895 gene encoding major allergen Pru ar 1-like, producing the protein MKYLKHNVDALDKEKMMHSYTMVEGGEFADKIETISYEIKMEASPVGGCKGLNVSKYHPKPGALINEEEIKAGKEKATAVFKAAEAYLLANLEGYA; encoded by the coding sequence ATGAAGTACTTGAAGCACAATGTCGATGCCCTGGACAAAGAGAAGATGATGCATAGTTACACGATGGTGGAAGGAGGTGAATTCGCTGACAAGATCGAGACGATCTCTTATGAAATCAAGATGGAGGCATCTCCTGTTGGGGGCTGTAAGGGCTTGAACGTTAGCAAGTACCACCCAAAACCAGGGGCTTTGATCAATGAGGAGGAGATCAAAGCCGGGAAAGAGAAGGCCACGGCCGTCTTCAAGGCCGCAGAGGCTTATCTCTTGGCCAACCTCGAGGGCTACGCCTAA
- the LOC104415180 gene encoding major allergen Pru ar 1, giving the protein MGITRYHHTFRAQVTPARMFKALILDSHNLCPKLMFSSIKNIEFIEGDGEVGSVKQVNFTEASPLRYMKHRIDALDKDKLTCKYTLIEAEPLMEKLEYVTYEVKFEPFGFTGCICKLSSEYKAKEGIEIKEADIEHGKDRAIGMYEVVEAYLMAHPHAYA; this is encoded by the exons ATGGGCATAACTCGATACCACCACACGTTCCGGGCGCAGGTGACCCCGGCCAGGATGTTCAAGGCCTTGATCCTCGACTCGCACAACCTCTGTCCCAAGCTCATGTTCTCGTCCATCAAGAACATCGAGTTCATCGAAGGAGATGGTGAGGTCGGGAGCGTCAAGCAGGTCAACTTCACCGAAG CCAGTCCGTTGAGGTACATGAAGCACCGGATCGACGCGCTCGACAAGGACAAGCTCACCTGCAAGTACACCCTGATCGAGGCCGAACCGCTGATGGAGAAGCTCGAGTACGTGACCTACGAGGTCAAGTTCGAGCCGTTCGGCTTCACCGGGTGCATCTGCAAGCTGAGCAGCGAGTACAAAGCCAAGGAGGGGATAGAGATCAAGGAGGCGGACATAGAGCATGGGAAGGACAGGGCGATTGGGATGTATGAAGTTGTGGAGGCCTATCTCATGGCACACCCACATGCCTACGCTTGA
- the LOC104417529 gene encoding major allergen Pru ar 1 produces MGVFTFSDEFTSPIPAARLFKALIVDSQNLIPKLMPQAIKSIDVVQGDGGAGSIRQINFAEGSQLSCMKNRVDELNEETFTYKYALIEGGPLMEKFESIAYEVKFEPTPDGGSKNKMTSTYYTKGDFELKEEEVKAGKERALGMYKAVEAYLIQNPDAYV; encoded by the exons ATGGGTGTGTTCACGTTCAGTGATGAGTTCACTTCTCCCATTCCTGCGGCGAGATTGTTTAAGGCCTTGATTGTGGACTCCCAGAACCTCATCCCCAAGCTCATGCCTCAAGCTATTAAGAGCATTGACGTCGTCCAAGGCGATGGAGGAGCTGGAAGCATCAGGCAAATCAATTTCGCTGAAG GTAGCCAACTCAGCTGCATGAAGAACCGAGTAGACGAGCTGAATGAAGAGACATTCACATATAAGTATGCACTGATCGAAGGTGGTCCATTGATGGAGAAGTTTGAATCTATTGCTTACGAAGTTAAGTTTGAGCCCACGCCGGACGGCGGGAGCAAGAACAAGATGACCAGCACCTACTATACCAAGGGTGATTTTGAgctcaaagaagaagaagtcaaagCCGGCAAAGAGAGAGCCTTAGGAATGTACAAAGCCGTCGAAGCATACCTCATCCAAAATCCCGATGCTTATGTTTAA
- the LOC120287594 gene encoding major allergen Pru ar 1-like, translated as MGVFIFTDVYTSTIPPKRLSKALIVDSQNLIPKLMPQAINNIDIIQGSQLRSMKNRVDELNEETFTYNYTMIDLTEKFESIGYEVKFEPTPDGKSKNKMTSTCYTKGNFKLEEEDIGPEKRTLGMYEVVEAYLLQNPHSCA; from the exons ATGGGTGTCTTCATTTTCACAGATGTATACACATCCACCATTCCTCCCAAAAGATTGTCCAAGGCCCTAATTGTGGACTCCCAAAATCTCATTCCTAAGCTCATGCCTCAGGCCATCAACAATATTGACATCATCCAAG GTAGCCAACTTAGGAGCATGAAGAATCGAGTGGATGAACTGAATGAAGAGACATTCACATACAATTATACTATGATCGATCTGACGGAGAAATTCGAATCTATTGGATATGAAGTGAAGTTCGAGCCAACCCCGGATGGCAAGAGCAAGAACAAGATGACCAGCACCTGCTACACTAAGGGCAATTTCAAGCTTGAAGAAGAGGATATCGGGCCGGAAAAGAGAACCTTGGGAATGTATGAGGTTGTGGAAGCATACCTCCTTCAAAACCCCCATTCTTGTGCTTGA